In Natranaerobius trueperi, the following are encoded in one genomic region:
- a CDS encoding adenine phosphoribosyltransferase, translated as MNLREYIRDVPDFPKQGVVFKDITTALKDPEALAEIIINLSGHFESKLPDIVVGIESRGFILGPAIAKELGAGFVPARKEGKLPEKTESKDYDTEYSRDTLEIHQDAINDGERVLIVDDLLATGGTAEATASIVEALGGKVVGFGFMIELSFLNGREKIANYDVKVLETY; from the coding sequence TTGAATCTTAGAGAATATATTAGAGACGTTCCAGACTTTCCTAAACAAGGGGTAGTTTTTAAAGATATTACGACTGCTTTAAAAGATCCTGAAGCACTAGCTGAAATTATTATTAATTTATCAGGTCATTTTGAAAGTAAATTACCAGATATAGTTGTAGGGATTGAATCACGTGGTTTTATATTAGGTCCGGCTATAGCAAAAGAGCTTGGTGCTGGATTTGTACCAGCTAGAAAAGAAGGGAAATTACCCGAAAAAACTGAATCAAAAGATTATGACACTGAATATTCTAGAGATACTTTAGAAATTCATCAAGATGCTATTAATGACGGAGAAAGAGTATTGATTGTTGATGATCTATTGGCCACTGGTGGTACTGCAGAAGCTACTGCAAGCATTGTTGAAGCTTTAGGTGGTAAAGTAGTTGGATTTGGATTTATGATTGAATTATCATTTTTGAATGGACGTGAAAAAATAGCTAACTATGACGTGAAAGTATTAGAAACTTATTAA
- a CDS encoding tryptophan-rich sensory protein, translated as MDSKIRSYINIGSLIVVLVINYLSNTIPFNNLTQEDISDLFPVLITPEGYVFSIWGLIYLLLIGFVIYQALPKYREQPFVRAVGILFALTSLFNVIWLIVWHHLQILLSLIILVFLLITLILIYQKISKTESKATILDKVFVKLPFSLYLGWITVAILANFNILLNDIEILGTSGFGAILFTILMIVLGGVVALYVFYLKQDYAFALVYVWAYIGIGVRHGSDQLAITLTAWMASVAIIFYLGWIKARLANTKDI; from the coding sequence ATGGATAGTAAGATACGATCATATATCAATATAGGTTCTTTAATTGTGGTACTTGTAATTAACTACCTTTCAAATACAATACCATTTAATAATCTAACACAAGAAGATATTTCTGATTTATTTCCTGTACTTATTACGCCAGAAGGGTATGTATTTTCTATCTGGGGTTTGATTTATTTGTTATTAATCGGTTTTGTGATCTATCAAGCTTTACCGAAGTATCGAGAACAACCTTTTGTTAGAGCAGTTGGAATTTTATTTGCTCTTACTAGTCTTTTTAATGTAATATGGCTCATTGTATGGCACCATTTACAGATTTTATTATCATTAATAATTCTTGTCTTTTTATTAATCACATTAATCTTGATCTATCAAAAGATATCAAAAACAGAAAGTAAAGCTACAATTTTAGATAAGGTTTTTGTAAAGCTACCATTTAGCCTATATTTAGGATGGATTACAGTTGCAATATTAGCTAATTTCAACATACTTTTAAATGATATTGAAATTCTTGGTACTAGTGGTTTTGGTGCTATATTATTTACAATATTAATGATTGTATTAGGCGGTGTGGTAGCACTTTACGTATTTTATTTAAAACAGGATTATGCTTTTGCTTTAGTATATGTTTGGGCATATATAGGTATAGGAGTAAGACATGGGAGTGATCAATTAGCTATTACGTTAACTGCATGGATGGCTTCAGTAGCGATAATTTTTTATTTAGGCTGGATAAAAGCACGACTAGCAAATACTAAAGATATTTAA
- the yedF gene encoding sulfurtransferase-like selenium metabolism protein YedF, which produces MSQNYILLITSDTLGEGDKELGVKLMSSYLHSLNETEILPTHILFMNSGVKLVTNESDSLEELNILEEKGVKLLACGTCLSYYSLEEKKAVGEVGNMHLSAELMVKADKVVTLS; this is translated from the coding sequence ATGTCGCAAAATTATATATTACTAATAACATCTGATACTTTAGGTGAAGGAGATAAAGAATTAGGTGTAAAGCTTATGAGTAGTTATTTACATAGTTTAAATGAAACAGAAATTTTACCAACACATATCTTATTTATGAATTCTGGGGTTAAATTAGTTACAAATGAATCGGACTCATTAGAGGAATTAAATATTCTAGAAGAGAAAGGTGTTAAATTGTTAGCTTGTGGCACTTGCCTTAGCTATTATTCTTTAGAAGAAAAAAAAGCTGTAGGTGAGGTTGGAAACATGCATTTAAGTGCAGAACTAATGGTGAAAGCAGATAAAGTTGTAACTTTAAGTTAA
- a CDS encoding coenzyme F420-0:L-glutamate ligase translates to MKIPEYVGPCAFGIKTGVVLPGCDLKSMILKETKRINKDGLLDTGDALCVTESIVARAQENYITTDEVAKEIRAKLNLKPDSKLGILFPILSRNRFSLILKGLAKAVPRGEIILQLSHPNDEVGNQLIPPEVSEKISNNGRDIIKPEDLEKEYTHPITNINYMQYYNDIIEKEGAKSTLIISNEPINILEYNPDGVLCADIHTRDKNQAKLSPKVKTCTLQGLFNDSNRKAWSEWGLLGSNMSSENELKLAPYKSDEFACDLQKEIYGTTGKQIEIIISGDGAYKDPSSGIYELADPQPAFGTTPGLRNLMREGVKYKFLIDLYHKQGKSEEEILKLIEKESQAKKGTNDQIETEGTTPRKIEDILASLADLVSGSADAGTPLILIKSI, encoded by the coding sequence TTGAAAATACCTGAATATGTTGGGCCGTGTGCTTTCGGAATCAAAACGGGAGTAGTTTTACCTGGATGTGATCTAAAAAGTATGATCTTAAAAGAAACTAAAAGAATTAATAAAGATGGGCTTTTAGATACAGGTGATGCGTTATGTGTCACTGAATCTATAGTAGCTCGTGCACAAGAAAATTACATCACTACAGACGAGGTTGCAAAAGAGATTAGAGCAAAACTTAATCTTAAACCAGACAGTAAGCTTGGAATATTGTTTCCGATACTTAGTCGTAACCGATTCTCTCTAATTTTAAAAGGACTAGCAAAAGCCGTACCAAGGGGAGAAATTATATTACAACTATCTCATCCTAATGATGAAGTAGGAAATCAGCTCATTCCCCCAGAAGTATCAGAAAAGATTAGTAATAATGGTAGAGATATAATTAAACCTGAAGATTTAGAAAAAGAATATACACACCCTATTACTAACATTAACTATATGCAGTATTACAATGATATTATTGAAAAAGAAGGAGCTAAATCCACCTTAATTATATCAAATGAACCAATAAATATTCTCGAATATAATCCAGATGGTGTACTTTGTGCTGATATTCATACTCGAGATAAAAATCAAGCAAAACTATCACCTAAGGTTAAGACTTGTACTTTACAGGGTCTATTTAATGATAGTAATCGCAAAGCTTGGTCAGAATGGGGACTTTTAGGAAGCAACATGTCTTCTGAAAATGAGCTAAAATTAGCACCTTATAAATCTGATGAGTTTGCTTGTGATCTACAAAAAGAGATATATGGTACCACAGGTAAACAGATTGAAATAATAATCAGTGGTGATGGAGCATATAAAGACCCTAGTAGTGGGATCTATGAGCTAGCTGATCCACAACCAGCTTTTGGTACTACACCTGGACTTAGAAATCTTATGCGAGAAGGGGTAAAATATAAATTTTTAATTGACCTATATCATAAACAAGGAAAGTCTGAAGAAGAAATACTAAAGTTAATTGAAAAAGAATCTCAGGCTAAAAAAGGTACAAATGATCAAATAGAAACTGAAGGTACCACCCCTCGAAAAATTGAAGATATTTTAGCTAGTCTAGCTGATTTAGTAAGTGGTTCAGCAGATGCCGGAACCCCACTTATTTTAATTAAAAGTATCTAA
- a CDS encoding methylenetetrahydrofolate reductase, with product MKISNIYSKTNRPVLSFEIFPPKRKKNQTRKDFDTLLNTVDKLTTLNPDFISVTYGAGGTDSEGSFKVSKYIKDKGVVALPHFTSIGYPSQEINSYLEDLGQDGFANILALRGDLPKEPSKADMVWKDFLHATDLIKIIKKEFPRFCIGGAAYPQGHQESNYDGKDIEVMKLKEEMGVEFFLTQLFFDNDKYLRFVETVKNHGVTAPIGAGVMPLMSPKFVDKILKLSGATLHKELHQTLDKYRDDEEEFLKRTIDFCIRQVNDLIERGVDGIHLYTMNKYHPVKKIINNLDIKTAVNT from the coding sequence ATGAAGATCTCAAACATTTATTCAAAAACTAATAGACCTGTATTATCATTTGAAATTTTCCCTCCAAAAAGGAAAAAAAATCAAACACGAAAGGATTTTGACACCCTTTTAAATACTGTTGATAAACTTACTACATTAAATCCAGATTTTATTAGTGTTACGTATGGTGCTGGGGGGACTGATAGTGAGGGAAGCTTTAAGGTTTCTAAATATATAAAAGATAAAGGAGTGGTAGCTCTTCCCCACTTTACTTCCATAGGTTACCCGAGTCAAGAAATTAATTCTTACCTCGAAGATTTGGGTCAAGATGGTTTCGCTAATATCTTAGCTTTAAGGGGTGACCTGCCTAAAGAACCTTCTAAGGCAGATATGGTATGGAAAGATTTTCTTCATGCTACTGATCTAATCAAAATTATCAAGAAAGAATTCCCACGTTTTTGCATAGGAGGAGCTGCTTATCCACAAGGACATCAAGAATCTAATTATGATGGAAAGGATATTGAGGTTATGAAATTGAAAGAAGAAATGGGAGTTGAATTTTTCTTAACTCAATTATTCTTTGATAATGATAAATACCTACGGTTTGTTGAAACAGTCAAAAATCATGGTGTTACTGCACCTATCGGCGCAGGTGTAATGCCTTTAATGAGTCCTAAATTTGTAGACAAAATATTAAAGCTTTCTGGTGCTACATTACATAAAGAATTACACCAAACCCTTGATAAATATAGAGATGATGAAGAAGAATTTCTAAAAAGGACTATCGATTTTTGTATTAGACAAGTAAATGATCTAATTGAAAGAGGAGTAGATGGAATACACCTTTATACTATGAATAAATATCATCCTGTCAAAAAGATTATAAACAATCTTGATATCAAGACAGCAGTTAACACTTAA
- a CDS encoding homocysteine S-methyltransferase family protein, with product MSKLKNNDLKKLTFLDGSYGTEIQRRGFEGNAELLNIIDPEFVKNVHYDYATAGANLILTNTFGANRIKLKDAGLEDKVKEINKKGVELAREATKNSQKEVLVVGDISSTGRLIQPMGELSFEEAKDVYKEQATYLIDSKPDLIKIETMTDIKELKAAILGVRSIDKTIPVIVSMSFEDDGQTITGTTVEAYVALMNDLDVNIIGLNCGIKSKDMVDIVKRASKVSNKPLSVSPNAGDPDMDLSYSEDEHEFTFYLDAISDFDKVTIVGGCCGTTPEYVKVYSEKLNCKKITYTKHNDANTMLVTSRTTSAHFDNFIKIGERINPASKDYFQEELNNKNFSRIYDEAFEQMNEGSDVIDVNLGIEEQVEKHDIVEIVNGLDSMGCKPICFDIQTHHLLEKALEVYPGRPVINSSSCNKKDLDKAIKLMTDYGGVLVLLAMAGTPKKTAKERLFELQEGLEYLKENCIKHDRILIDPLVLPVGANHSPETTLEVLKTVTNWGYKTTLGLSNLSHGLPDRSHLNSTFVSIAIYNGLNSAIMDTSDEIVIKSIEKSLSLLGKETTWEDKPVDTNNQIVKDILKGNSDQILKEVKDKIHDMNPLEVSQTVLGTAMQEIGDLYNHKKIYLPQLLLSAETVQPAFDYLNELVGKTEQEKKGTIMLATVKGDVHDIGKKIVGTILKSGGFEICDIGIDVSAEEIVKQVKEVKPDILGLSAMMTSTIKEIEEVTKLLNKEKINIKVIGGGASLNPKLARDFGCDEYAKDAYEALKKCEKLV from the coding sequence ATAAGCAAACTAAAAAACAATGATTTAAAAAAACTAACGTTTTTAGATGGCTCTTATGGTACAGAAATTCAGAGAAGAGGTTTTGAAGGAAATGCTGAATTATTAAATATAATTGATCCTGAATTTGTTAAAAATGTCCACTATGATTATGCAACTGCTGGTGCTAATTTAATTTTAACAAATACTTTTGGAGCAAATAGAATAAAGTTAAAAGATGCAGGTTTAGAAGATAAAGTAAAAGAGATCAATAAAAAGGGTGTTGAACTAGCCAGGGAAGCTACTAAAAATTCACAAAAAGAAGTGTTGGTTGTTGGCGATATTTCTTCAACTGGTAGACTAATTCAACCTATGGGAGAACTTTCTTTTGAAGAAGCTAAAGATGTTTATAAAGAACAAGCAACTTATCTAATTGACTCTAAACCAGATCTAATTAAAATTGAAACAATGACCGATATCAAAGAATTAAAAGCAGCTATTTTAGGGGTAAGATCAATAGATAAAACTATTCCTGTAATCGTTAGTATGAGTTTTGAAGATGATGGGCAAACGATCACAGGCACTACTGTAGAAGCTTATGTAGCATTAATGAATGATCTAGATGTAAATATAATTGGTTTAAATTGTGGTATTAAATCTAAAGATATGGTAGACATTGTTAAAAGGGCTTCAAAGGTTTCTAATAAACCTTTAAGTGTTTCACCTAATGCTGGAGATCCTGATATGGACCTCAGCTATTCTGAAGATGAACATGAATTCACCTTCTATTTAGATGCTATTTCAGATTTTGACAAGGTCACAATAGTTGGTGGTTGTTGTGGAACCACACCTGAATATGTCAAAGTATATAGCGAAAAGTTAAATTGTAAAAAAATAACCTATACAAAACATAATGATGCAAACACTATGCTAGTAACCTCAAGGACTACTTCAGCTCATTTTGATAACTTTATAAAAATTGGTGAAAGAATTAATCCTGCATCTAAAGATTACTTTCAAGAAGAACTTAATAATAAAAACTTCTCACGTATTTACGATGAAGCCTTTGAACAGATGAATGAAGGAAGCGATGTTATAGATGTGAATCTAGGGATTGAAGAACAAGTAGAAAAGCACGATATTGTGGAGATTGTAAATGGTCTTGACTCAATGGGCTGTAAACCTATCTGTTTTGATATACAAACCCATCACCTATTAGAAAAAGCATTAGAAGTCTATCCTGGAAGACCTGTTATTAATTCTTCATCTTGTAACAAAAAAGATTTAGATAAAGCGATAAAATTAATGACTGATTATGGTGGTGTATTAGTCTTACTTGCAATGGCTGGTACCCCTAAAAAAACAGCTAAAGAACGTCTTTTTGAATTACAAGAAGGGTTAGAATATCTAAAGGAAAATTGTATCAAACATGACCGGATTTTAATAGATCCATTAGTATTACCTGTAGGAGCTAATCACTCTCCTGAAACTACTTTAGAAGTCTTAAAAACTGTTACTAATTGGGGTTATAAAACAACATTAGGTCTTTCAAACTTAAGTCATGGTTTACCTGATAGATCTCATCTAAACTCAACTTTTGTATCTATTGCAATATATAATGGTCTGAATAGTGCTATAATGGATACTTCTGATGAAATTGTTATTAAATCAATTGAAAAATCACTTTCGTTACTTGGAAAAGAAACTACTTGGGAAGATAAACCAGTAGATACTAATAATCAAATAGTAAAAGATATTTTAAAGGGAAATTCTGATCAAATCTTAAAAGAAGTTAAAGATAAGATTCACGATATGAATCCCCTAGAAGTTAGTCAGACCGTACTAGGAACAGCAATGCAAGAAATTGGCGATTTATATAACCATAAAAAAATCTATCTCCCCCAATTACTTTTATCAGCTGAAACTGTACAACCAGCTTTTGATTATTTAAACGAATTAGTAGGAAAAACAGAACAAGAAAAAAAAGGTACAATAATGCTAGCTACTGTTAAGGGCGATGTTCATGACATTGGGAAAAAAATTGTCGGAACTATTTTAAAGAGCGGTGGGTTTGAAATATGCGATATAGGAATAGATGTTTCTGCTGAAGAGATAGTAAAACAAGTTAAAGAAGTTAAGCCTGATATCTTAGGATTATCAGCCATGATGACAAGTACAATTAAAGAAATCGAAGAAGTTACTAAACTATTAAATAAGGAAAAAATCAACATTAAAGTAATAGGTGGTGGTGCCTCACTTAACCCAAAACTAGCTCGAGATTTTGGGTGTGATGAATATGCTAAAGATGCATATGAGGCCTTAAAAAAATGTGAAAAACTAGTTTAA
- a CDS encoding potassium channel family protein: MLSSFVFYFLEPDTYKTPFIGFWYVMSTISQQGYGDFLPDTVSGEIYAIFLYFIGIGIFGVIISKWVEGVNQYRQIKEEGALDYLGSGHILLINWSKKTKDTIEQLIAEGYKDIVLVDNLDKTPIQSNKVHYIKGLPTNKETLHKANILKSKALIIFSKEVDTDDTSIDGRTLLTSLAVQEILYKNNTDIHTTVEVLNDQHEIYFSNIAVINQIIVSHRIFSSTVTLSLIQNDKF, from the coding sequence ATGCTAAGCTCTTTCGTATTCTATTTTTTAGAACCTGATACGTACAAAACTCCTTTTATAGGATTTTGGTATGTTATGAGCACCATTTCACAACAAGGATATGGAGACTTTCTTCCAGATACTGTATCAGGTGAAATATATGCTATTTTCCTCTATTTTATTGGTATTGGTATTTTTGGTGTAATTATATCAAAGTGGGTAGAAGGAGTAAATCAATACAGGCAAATTAAGGAGGAAGGTGCTTTGGATTACTTAGGCAGTGGTCATATTTTACTAATCAATTGGTCTAAAAAAACTAAAGATACTATAGAGCAATTAATTGCTGAAGGTTACAAAGATATTGTACTAGTTGATAATTTAGATAAAACACCTATACAGAGTAACAAAGTTCACTATATAAAAGGTTTACCGACTAATAAAGAAACTTTACATAAGGCTAATATTTTAAAATCTAAAGCCCTAATTATCTTTTCTAAAGAAGTTGATACTGATGATACATCAATAGATGGTAGAACGTTATTAACAAGTTTAGCTGTTCAAGAAATATTATATAAAAACAATACTGATATTCATACAACAGTAGAAGTCTTAAATGATCAACATGAAATATACTTTAGTAATATTGCTGTAATTAATCAAATTATAGTTTCACATCGTATTTTTTCTAGTACTGTTACCCTATCCCTTATACAAAATGATAAATTTTAA